The nucleotide window CCAATAAGATACAAACTGATTCGCAATAATCATACTTTTTATTTAGAATATGCTACTTCTCTCACCGAAATAAAAAAAGGACTCAAGTATCGCTCTCATCTTGAGCGCGATCGCGGAATGTTGTTCAATTTGGGTCGAGAAGTGAAAAATGCCGGCTTTTGGATGTATAAGGTAAAAATCCCTTTAGATATCATATTTCTTTATCAAGGGAGTGTGACAAAAGTTGTTCATAATGCTCTACCATGCCATCAGCAACCATGTCTCATATATACCGCTCCTGTTGCTACTCATGTACTTGAACTTCCCTCTGGTTCAGCTAAATTAACGAATATTAAAATTTCTGAAAAAATGATTTTCTCTAAGCAGCAATAATCAGGTCAAGATGATATTATTTGATAATATTGTTCCCAACTGTCAGCTTTTTCATCTGTGAAAAATTTATGATACGTGTTTTAATAGTTGAAGATGTGCCAATTACTCGTGTAGGGCTAAAAACTATTCTTAATAGAATAGATATAGAAGTACATGAAGCAGATTCAAATCTGGGACTACAGCAAGTTAAGTTAATTCGTCCTGATGTAGTTATTTTAAAATTGGATATCGATTTAATTACCTCTGTTAAACAAGAATCTCTGAATACCAAAATAGTTGTTCTTGGACAACAAGTAGATGAAGGGTTACTCAAATTAGCTTTCAGTTGTGGGGCTACTTCTTATTTACTACAGGATACTAAACCAGATATTCTTTTGTATGCTGTGGAAATGTCTTCTCAAGGACAATGCTGGGTTGATCCGCGAGTGTCTCGTTCCATCCTCGATATCAACAAAGAGGAGGATAACTCCTTGAGGAAAGGAAAAAAGTTTGGCGAATCGTTGACTCCAACGGAGATGAAAGTCCTTAGATTAATGGCAGTCGGCTTTTCCAATGTAAAAATAGCCTCAACACTTCACCTTTCTCCAGGTTCTATCAGGGGTTACACAAATTCACTTAATCTGAAATTAGGTTCCCAAAATCGTGTTCATGCTGTGTTTCGTGCCATTTATTTAGGTTACATCGATTGTAATTCACTACTAGAAGACTCTAGTAGTGAAATTTTAGAAGCTGTCTAGTTTGTCTATTTTATTTAGGAGTTTAGTAAACTCATTTTTTAACATTTATCAGTAGAAGCGATGATGCTATTCAACTTTGATAAAAGCCTTGTTTTTGCATTAGCATTAGCATTAGCTATAACTTCTTGCCAATCTCCCGTAGGTGCTGACCAATCCAAAGAAATTAGCTCTAAACCTGCTGCTGACTCTTACACTCAAAAAGTTAGAAACATTGCACAGAAATATCCGGTACTGTATCGGGTGGAATGGACAGTCTGTGGTGTGCAGAAAAGAGTAAGTATAGGTCGTACTCTCCTTAACCAATGTGTTGAGGCTACACCAGCGATGCTATTTTGGGGTGCTACTGGTAAATATAAGCTAATTCCTACACACCAGTACACTGGCGGGATTCAGTCTCACCTTTTCGTGGAATCACGAGGCTGTTTTGCAGTTAATGAACCTACCTCAGCCCCACAGTTTTTTAAGGCAAAAACTTTTATTGTTGGGCGATATAGAAATAAAGAAAATCTTCCCATTCCTACTGCACAGGTCAAAATTACCCAGCTTACCGACTCTGAAAAAGAGGCTGCCATTTCTGAACAAATTTCTAGTCCTCCTCCTGAAAATTTTTTCATCGATATCTCCTTAGATCCCGATTGCCAAGCTGAATCGCAGTGGAGACAAAAGTATTCTAATGCTATTCCTGACTCTTGAAACCTTTAGAAAGCTGAAAGTATGACAATAAAAGCACTTTCAGCTTGGGCAACATCCTCAAGATTTAGCTCACCGCCAACGTGTATTAGGATCAAATGGCAAACTGCTTTGTTCTTCAAAGTTAGCCAAGTCTTGCTCCATCTGTTGGCTGCGTTGAGCATAATTTAGCCTTGAAGCAACCTTTTCTTCCATTTGTTTTTTACCGAAATTAATACCTTGTTCGGCATATTCGGCAGACAGCACATTATAGCTGTTAACCTCTAATTTCTTGCGCCGCTCCTTTTCCTTTAGCCAACTTTCGCTAGTGCCACTGCGACGTGCTGACTCTATATAATCTCTTCGTAGAGAGCCATCTGGGTTAAATTGCCGCTTTTCTTCATCAGTGAAGAAATCGTAGGCGGTGAACACTGGCCAGGGTTCGGGGTCGGTTTCGTCTAGATGGTTCCAGTTGTCATATTTGATTTTTAGTCTACGAGCATAATCATCAATTGCTTCATTACTCATTCCCTCAGATAACATTTGTAATCTAGCTTCAGGTTTTAAAGTTCCATCGGTATTAAATTCCTGTCCGTGCATATTTATCCAACGTTTAATTCTTGGCATGATTAATTCCTAAAAAATTTCAATAATCAAAAAGGTTATGTCTCTTGAATTTAAGCACTTTGACACAAGGTTAAATCAGTGGATTCATACTGATGGAGATAAAAATAACTCCAAAACAATTTTAACGGAGACTTTAGATAATACTCTACTTGAATTTTATTTTCCAGGTAAACAATTCTCTTTTGGACATATAGATAAGTATAGTAAAGCCGAAGATTTAAAAAATCATCCAGATGGACATATTCTGCTACTATCTTCTAAAACAAGGCTACTATACGGTTCTCCAGAATGTTTGCCAGAAATTGAAAAACTCTGTCCAGATAGAAAAGACCGTGGCGCATACGGTTCTATTTTTCTAGGTGCTTGCCAAAATTCAATTAATGAAGAATTAAATATTCTTGTTGTCGATGATTCTAATGGAGAAAACGGGAGTATATTGCCAAATAATTTAGTATATAAATT belongs to Nostoc sp. NIES-3756 and includes:
- a CDS encoding DUF192 domain-containing protein, with protein sequence MQVQIAKDFNISIVKGLKVIGCFAGISIIVGTLTLTFVTSRPQSLPIRYKLIRNNHTFYLEYATSLTEIKKGLKYRSHLERDRGMLFNLGREVKNAGFWMYKVKIPLDIIFLYQGSVTKVVHNALPCHQQPCLIYTAPVATHVLELPSGSAKLTNIKISEKMIFSKQQ
- a CDS encoding LuxR C-terminal-related transcriptional regulator, yielding MIRVLIVEDVPITRVGLKTILNRIDIEVHEADSNLGLQQVKLIRPDVVILKLDIDLITSVKQESLNTKIVVLGQQVDEGLLKLAFSCGATSYLLQDTKPDILLYAVEMSSQGQCWVDPRVSRSILDINKEEDNSLRKGKKFGESLTPTEMKVLRLMAVGFSNVKIASTLHLSPGSIRGYTNSLNLKLGSQNRVHAVFRAIYLGYIDCNSLLEDSSSEILEAV